A stretch of Aythya fuligula isolate bAytFul2 chromosome 1, bAytFul2.pri, whole genome shotgun sequence DNA encodes these proteins:
- the RHOG gene encoding rho-related GTP-binding protein RhoG, whose translation MQSIKCVVVGDGAVGKTCLLICYTTNAFPKEYIPTVFDNYSAQNTVDGRTINLNLWDTAGQEEYDRLRTLSYPQTNVFIICFSIASPPSYENVKHKWYPEVCHHCPSVPILLVGTKKDLRNNPETMKKLKEQNQAPITTQQGISLSKQIHAVKYLECSALNQEGIKDVFTEAVRAVLNPTPAKPKKPCVLL comes from the coding sequence ATGCAGAGCATCAAGTGCGTGGTGGTGGGCGACGGGGCGGTGGGGAAGACCTGCCTCCTCATCTGCTACACCACCAACGCCTTCCCCAAGGAGTACATCCCCACCGTCTTCGACAACTACAGCGCCCAGAACACGGTGGATGGCAGGACTATTAACTTAAACCTCTGGGACACGGCCGGCCAGGAGGAGTACGACCGCCTGCGGACGCTTTCCTACCCCCAGACCAACGTCTTCATCATCTGCTTCTCCATCGCCAGCCCGCCCTCCTACGAGAACGTCAAGCACAAGTGGTACCCCGAGGTGTGCCACCACTGCCCCAGCGTGCCCATCCTCCTCGTCGGCACCAAGAAGGATCTGAGGAACAACCCCGAGACCATGAAGAAGCTCAAGGAGCAGAACCAGGCGCCCATCACCACCCAGCAGGGAATCAGCCTCTCCAAGCAGATCCACGCCGTCAAGTACCTGGAGTGCTCCGCGCTCAACCAGGAGGGCATCAAGGATGTCTTCACGGAGGCGGTGCGAGCCGTGCTCAACCCCACCCCGGCCAAGCCCAAGAAGCCCTGCGTCCTCTTGtga